A region of Sulfurospirillum tamanense DNA encodes the following proteins:
- the bioC gene encoding malonyl-ACP O-methyltransferase BioC produces the protein MRALKDLMTQRFAKATTSYEGAAKAQEAIAERFLERLHVKGFPKGVRVLEVGCGTGLFSRPFQEMFSPSALTLNDICPSVEEKVASLCDARTQFKAGDAERLAFEPSYDALVSCSALQWFEAPGDFLARMAEPELTWIAFCAFGEGNMREIKAVSGVGLSYPTKKAWARMVPEDFEVLVCEEERLTLWFDTPLDVLRHIKATGVGGVARVRWGKEALGAFCTAYVEAFEDKGKVPLTYHPVYVIARRKPTRSR, from the coding sequence TTGCGCGCGCTTAAAGACCTCATGACCCAGCGTTTTGCCAAGGCGACCACCTCTTACGAGGGTGCCGCAAAAGCCCAAGAGGCCATCGCAGAGCGTTTTCTTGAACGCTTACATGTAAAGGGATTTCCCAAAGGCGTGCGCGTGCTAGAAGTGGGGTGTGGAACGGGGCTGTTTTCGCGCCCGTTTCAAGAGATGTTTTCCCCAAGCGCGTTGACACTCAATGACATTTGCCCTTCCGTGGAAGAAAAAGTAGCCTCCTTGTGCGACGCGCGCACCCAGTTTAAGGCGGGGGACGCGGAACGTTTGGCTTTTGAACCCTCCTATGACGCCCTCGTGTCGTGTTCAGCTTTGCAGTGGTTTGAAGCACCTGGGGACTTTTTGGCGCGCATGGCGGAGCCTGAACTGACGTGGATAGCTTTTTGCGCTTTTGGAGAAGGTAACATGCGCGAAATCAAAGCGGTTTCGGGGGTGGGGCTTTCGTATCCCACTAAAAAAGCGTGGGCGAGGATGGTGCCCGAAGACTTTGAAGTACTCGTGTGCGAAGAAGAACGGCTCACCTTGTGGTTTGACACGCCCTTAGACGTGTTGCGCCACATCAAAGCTACGGGCGTGGGCGGCGTAGCGCGTGTGCGTTGGGGTAAAGAGGCACTTGGGGCGTTTTGCACGGCGTATGTTGAGGCGTTTGAAGACAAAGGAAAAGTGCCCTTGACGTACCATCCGGTGTATGTCATCGCACGGAGAAAGCCGACACGTTCGAGATAA
- a CDS encoding pimeloyl-ACP methyl esterase BioG family protein, producing the protein MQTRFLAKGQGSHVAVFFAGWGMDERPFEAFNPLGKDLLVCFDYRSVAFDEALLTPYESIGVVGWSMGVWAACACGVLDDPRVVRSLAFNGTPTPVDDAKGIASAVFEGTLAGLNEITLEKFTRRMCGNGYEKFKAHAPKRSLESLREELAWIGAQECVPCPWDEAMVGRKDRIFTPQNQRAGWEGLAKVYDVDASHYDKTVLEDLLARA; encoded by the coding sequence ATGCAAACGCGGTTTTTAGCCAAAGGACAAGGGAGCCATGTGGCGGTCTTTTTTGCGGGATGGGGGATGGATGAGCGCCCTTTTGAAGCCTTTAACCCCTTGGGAAAAGACCTGCTGGTGTGTTTTGATTACCGCAGTGTGGCATTTGATGAAGCCTTGTTAACACCCTATGAGAGCATCGGCGTGGTGGGGTGGTCGATGGGTGTGTGGGCGGCGTGCGCGTGTGGTGTGTTGGATGACCCGCGTGTGGTGCGTTCCCTAGCCTTTAATGGCACGCCTACCCCTGTGGATGATGCCAAAGGCATCGCGAGTGCCGTCTTTGAGGGAACCTTAGCAGGGCTAAATGAAATCACGTTAGAGAAATTTACCCGTCGCATGTGCGGGAATGGGTACGAAAAGTTTAAGGCACACGCACCAAAGCGTTCCTTGGAGAGTTTGCGCGAAGAGTTAGCGTGGATAGGGGCGCAAGAGTGCGTACCTTGTCCGTGGGATGAGGCGATGGTGGGGCGAAAAGACCGCATTTTTACCCCGCAAAACCAACGCGCAGGATGGGAAGGGTTGGCCAAGGTTTATGACGTGGACGCGAGCCATTACGACAAAACTGTCTTGGAGGATTTGCTTGCGCGCGCTTAA